The following coding sequences lie in one Rutidosis leptorrhynchoides isolate AG116_Rl617_1_P2 chromosome 4, CSIRO_AGI_Rlap_v1, whole genome shotgun sequence genomic window:
- the LOC139845055 gene encoding uncharacterized protein → MASQDKQFKAGEVKGRAEEKTGQVIGNISDKTQQTKDKTSDMAGSAWDRTKESKDQTGSYMSDKAGAAKDKASQMGQATKEKAGNMAQSTKETAQAGKEKTGGMMQSAGDTVKNMAAGATEAVKNTLGMGGSDENTGTGTGGPTGTTTTTTRRTNY, encoded by the coding sequence ATGGCGTCTCAAGATAAGCAGTTTAAGGCCGGTGAAGTTAAAGGACGAGCTGAAGAAAAAACCGGACAAGTTATTGGAAACATTAGTGACAAGACGCAACAAACAAAAGACAAGACGTCCGACATGGCAGGGTCTGCATGGGACCGAACCAAGGAGTCGAAAGACCAGACGGGAAGTTACATGTCGGATAAGGCGGGAGCGGCGAAGGATAAGGCGTCACAAATGGGTCAGGCGACAAAAGAGAAGGCCGGAAATATGGCGCAGTCAACTAAAGAAACTGCGCAAGCCGGGAAAGAGAAGACCGGCGGGATGATGCAGAGCGCCGGCGACACGGTGAAGAACATGGCGGCGGGTGCCACGGAGGCGGTTAAGAATACGTTGGGAATGGGTGGAAGTGATGAGAATACCGGCACCGGTACCGGCGGGCCCACCGGTACTACCACAACAACTACTAGGAGGACCAATTATTAG